The Halorientalis sp. IM1011 genome window below encodes:
- a CDS encoding amino acid-binding protein has product MNDGHTEEVHAYTIRLELVDEPGELLRALGPIANNGGNLLSIFHERGNLTPRGHIPVEVDLEARPERFDDIVEALRDAGVNVIQAGAEQYSEELTVIIVGPLVQTDLSDTLSAIQDGTDASVTDVSLSAPEGTENGASARLRLATQSGETETVLSSVRSVASEKDLRVIEPLTGGDAA; this is encoded by the coding sequence ATGAACGACGGACACACCGAGGAGGTCCACGCCTACACCATCCGGCTGGAACTCGTCGACGAACCGGGCGAACTGCTGCGGGCGCTCGGTCCGATCGCCAACAACGGCGGGAACCTCCTCTCGATCTTCCACGAGCGGGGGAACCTGACGCCGCGGGGGCACATCCCGGTCGAGGTCGATCTGGAGGCGAGGCCCGAACGGTTCGACGACATCGTCGAGGCGCTGCGGGATGCCGGCGTCAACGTCATTCAGGCCGGTGCGGAACAGTACAGCGAGGAACTCACGGTGATAATCGTCGGTCCGCTCGTCCAGACGGATCTCTCGGACACGCTCTCGGCGATTCAGGATGGGACGGACGCCTCGGTAACCGACGTGTCCCTGTCCGCGCCAGAGGGAACGGAGAACGGCGCGAGCGCGCGGCTCCGGCTGGCGACACAGAGCGGCGAGACCGAGACCGTCCTCTCGTCGGTCCGGTCGGTGGCGAGCGAGAAGGACCTCCGCGTCATCGAGCCGCTCACGGGAGGTGATGCAGCGTGA
- a CDS encoding elongation factor EF-2 encodes MGRRKKIVQECERLMDEPENIRNIAIAAHVDHGKTTLTDNLLAGAGMISDETAGEQLAMDTEEDEQERGITIDAANVSMTHEYEDTNHLINLIDTPGHVDFGGDVTRAMRAVDGALVVVDAVEGAMPQTETVLRQALREGVKPALFINKVDRLISELEEGPQEMQERLTAVIRDVNDLIRGMTEEMDDIEDWTVSVEDGTVGFGSALYKWGVSMPSMQRTGMDFGDIIDLERADKRQELHERTPLADVVLDMVCEHFPNPIDAQPMRIPRIWRGDADSELAEQMELVDENGDVVLMVTDIGVDPHAGEIAAGRVFSGTLEKGQELYVSGTAGKNRIQSVGIYMGGEREEVDRVPAGNIAAVTGLKDAIAGSTVSSAEMTPFESIEHISEPVITKSVEAQNMDDLPKLIETLQQVSKEDPTIQIEINEDTGEHLISGQGELHLEVITQRIERNQGIPVHTGEPIVVFREAPQQESREVEGISPNRHNRFYISIEPLEEDVVETIKMGEASMDMPELERREALMEAGLDKDAAQEVETIHNTNILIDDTKGIQHLNETMELVIEGLEEALDDGPLAAEPVQGALIRLHDARLHEDAIHRGPAQVIPAVRQAVHNALIDAEIRLLEPIQEVRIDVPNDHMGAASGEIQGRRGRVDDMYQEGDLMVVEGVAPVEEMIGFSSDIRSATEGRASWNTENAGFQVMADNLQPDQITEIRERKGMKTELPEAINYF; translated from the coding sequence ATGGGCCGACGCAAAAAGATCGTACAGGAGTGCGAACGGCTGATGGACGAGCCGGAGAACATCCGGAACATCGCCATCGCCGCCCACGTCGATCACGGCAAGACGACACTGACGGACAACCTGCTGGCCGGTGCGGGGATGATCTCCGACGAGACCGCCGGTGAACAGCTCGCGATGGACACCGAGGAGGACGAGCAGGAACGCGGGATCACCATCGACGCGGCGAACGTCTCGATGACCCACGAGTACGAGGACACCAACCACCTCATCAACCTCATCGACACGCCCGGCCACGTCGACTTCGGGGGCGACGTGACCCGTGCGATGCGCGCCGTCGACGGGGCCTTGGTGGTCGTCGACGCCGTCGAGGGTGCCATGCCCCAGACCGAGACGGTCCTCCGGCAGGCACTGCGCGAAGGCGTCAAGCCCGCCCTCTTCATCAACAAGGTCGACCGCCTCATCTCCGAACTCGAAGAAGGTCCCCAGGAGATGCAGGAACGGCTGACCGCGGTCATCCGCGACGTGAACGACCTCATCCGCGGCATGACCGAGGAGATGGACGACATCGAGGACTGGACCGTCTCCGTCGAGGACGGCACTGTTGGCTTCGGTTCTGCGCTCTACAAGTGGGGGGTCTCCATGCCGTCGATGCAGCGTACCGGCATGGACTTCGGCGACATCATCGACCTCGAACGGGCCGACAAGCGCCAGGAACTCCACGAGCGGACGCCCCTGGCCGACGTTGTGCTCGACATGGTCTGTGAGCACTTCCCCAACCCCATCGACGCCCAGCCGATGCGGATCCCGCGCATCTGGCGCGGCGACGCAGACTCCGAACTGGCCGAACAGATGGAACTCGTCGACGAGAACGGCGATGTCGTCCTGATGGTCACCGACATCGGCGTCGACCCCCACGCGGGCGAGATCGCCGCCGGTCGTGTCTTCTCCGGCACGCTTGAGAAGGGTCAGGAACTCTACGTCTCCGGCACCGCCGGCAAGAACCGCATCCAGAGCGTCGGCATCTACATGGGCGGCGAGCGCGAGGAGGTCGACCGCGTTCCCGCCGGGAACATCGCCGCCGTCACCGGCCTCAAGGACGCCATCGCCGGCTCCACGGTCTCCTCGGCCGAGATGACGCCGTTCGAGTCCATCGAACACATCTCCGAGCCGGTGATCACGAAGTCCGTCGAGGCACAGAACATGGACGACCTGCCCAAGCTCATCGAGACGCTCCAGCAGGTCTCCAAGGAGGACCCGACGATCCAGATCGAGATCAACGAGGACACCGGCGAACACCTGATCTCCGGGCAGGGTGAACTCCACCTCGAAGTCATCACCCAGCGCATCGAGCGCAACCAGGGGATCCCGGTCCACACCGGTGAACCGATCGTCGTCTTCCGCGAAGCGCCCCAGCAGGAGTCCCGGGAGGTCGAGGGCATCTCCCCGAACCGCCACAACCGGTTCTACATCTCCATCGAACCCCTCGAGGAGGATGTCGTCGAGACGATCAAGATGGGCGAGGCCTCGATGGACATGCCCGAACTCGAACGGCGTGAGGCCCTGATGGAGGCCGGTCTCGACAAGGACGCCGCCCAGGAAGTCGAGACGATCCACAACACCAACATCCTCATCGACGACACGAAGGGGATCCAGCACCTCAACGAGACGATGGAACTCGTCATCGAGGGCCTCGAAGAGGCACTCGACGACGGGCCGCTGGCCGCCGAACCCGTGCAGGGCGCACTCATCCGCCTGCACGACGCTCGCCTCCACGAGGACGCCATCCACCGCGGTCCGGCACAGGTCATCCCGGCCGTTCGCCAGGCCGTCCACAACGCCCTGATCGACGCCGAGATCCGCCTGCTGGAGCCGATCCAGGAAGTCCGGATCGACGTGCCAAACGACCACATGGGTGCCGCCTCCGGCGAGATCCAGGGCCGCCGTGGCCGCGTCGACGACATGTACCAGGAAGGCGACCTGATGGTCGTCGAGGGCGTCGCGCCCGTCGAGGAGATGATCGGCTTCTCCTCCGACATCCGCTCGGCTACCGAGGGCCGTGCCTCCTGGAACACCGAGAACGCCGGCTTCCAGGTCATGGCCGACAACCTCCAGCCCGACCAGATCACCGAAATTCGGGAGCGGAAGGGCATGAAGACTGAGCTTCCGGAAGCGATCAACTACTTCTAA
- a CDS encoding DUF5781 family protein — translation MDVRVQGTGSTEPFLGARDLFETEYDLDRPVSVYIREDPDERTWTSHDPDGHTLSISRQAANSAMARELALHEFAHMHRNEQAHPSHTQSTEEALYLALSGRSVERRKLTHCYQIANHMKDIYADDLTLSVAPADKLIAFLESSLATALADHPGPTSANWTRLTPAADPEITAVNAAFALALVERHGLVSPDHRLYDLADAAANDAPGIRFERFKERFRSLADDPGESEYRKALVDVTREYAIDEPRAAD, via the coding sequence ATGGACGTTCGCGTGCAGGGTACTGGGTCGACGGAGCCGTTTCTTGGCGCACGTGACCTCTTCGAGACGGAGTACGACCTCGACCGTCCGGTCTCGGTCTACATCCGCGAGGATCCCGACGAGCGCACCTGGACGAGCCACGACCCCGACGGCCACACCCTCTCGATCTCCCGACAGGCGGCAAACAGCGCCATGGCCCGCGAACTCGCCCTCCACGAGTTCGCCCACATGCACCGCAACGAGCAGGCCCACCCCTCACACACCCAGTCGACCGAGGAAGCGCTCTATCTCGCCCTCTCGGGCCGGAGCGTGGAACGTCGGAAACTCACCCACTGCTATCAGATCGCCAACCACATGAAAGATATCTACGCCGACGACCTGACGCTATCGGTCGCCCCGGCGGACAAGCTGATCGCCTTCCTCGAGTCGAGTCTGGCGACGGCACTGGCCGACCACCCCGGCCCGACGAGTGCGAACTGGACCCGGCTGACCCCGGCGGCCGACCCGGAGATCACGGCCGTCAACGCCGCCTTCGCCCTGGCACTGGTCGAGCGCCACGGTCTCGTCTCCCCCGACCATCGACTGTACGACCTGGCAGACGCCGCGGCGAACGACGCCCCGGGCATCCGCTTCGAGCGGTTCAAAGAACGGTTCCGCTCGCTCGCCGACGACCCCGGCGAGAGCGAGTACCGGAAAGCCCTCGTCGACGTGACCCGGGAGTACGCCATCGACGAGCCACGAGCGGCCGACTGA
- a CDS encoding DUF6114 domain-containing protein, whose amino-acid sequence MDDADRGRRTTARKRWATFDDWRRQRPFWGGTLLLVAGLLTAYLPAAYDEFVLFAAGSFTGPALLFGGSLVVCGLLVFAVPSLSSVFGGLGILVATVSLFGALGGFVVGSVLGGLGGILAFAWTGPDADAAGDGR is encoded by the coding sequence ATGGACGACGCGGACCGCGGCCGACGCACGACGGCCCGAAAGCGGTGGGCGACCTTCGACGACTGGCGTCGCCAGCGACCGTTCTGGGGTGGGACGCTGTTGCTCGTCGCCGGCCTCCTGACGGCGTACCTGCCGGCGGCGTACGACGAGTTCGTCCTCTTCGCTGCTGGCTCCTTTACCGGCCCGGCGCTTCTGTTCGGCGGCTCGCTCGTCGTCTGTGGCCTGCTCGTGTTCGCCGTGCCGTCGCTGTCGTCGGTGTTCGGCGGGCTGGGCATCCTCGTGGCGACGGTCTCGCTGTTCGGCGCGCTCGGCGGGTTCGTCGTCGGGTCGGTACTCGGTGGACTCGGCGGGATCCTCGCGTTCGCCTGGACGGGCCCCGACGCGGATGCGGCCGGTGACGGCCGGTAG
- a CDS encoding DUF6114 domain-containing protein, with the protein MVTSTGGGSSVRDWLADPRGEFRRWRQPRPILGSSLLLLGGAIIGWVPIQIAPHLLFIGGTFTVIGLFFASLVAFCGLAALARPEFTSVFGVFGIAFATLSLIGALGGFFLGMIVATAGGVLCYAWEPPAESDVDVKTVAEASEFIWGGTSDFIWGGSSGFIWGKTSEFIWQRDDEDGDEEESEDGVDDLGLGLQDLNEDADAGDDDIETGDLDEEFKF; encoded by the coding sequence ATGGTAACGTCGACGGGGGGCGGATCGTCGGTTCGGGACTGGCTGGCTGATCCTCGAGGGGAGTTTCGCCGCTGGCGACAGCCACGGCCCATACTCGGGAGCTCCCTGCTGTTACTGGGGGGCGCGATCATCGGCTGGGTGCCGATCCAGATCGCCCCTCATCTTCTGTTCATCGGGGGGACGTTCACCGTCATCGGGCTGTTCTTCGCGTCGCTCGTGGCCTTCTGTGGGCTCGCGGCGCTGGCCAGGCCAGAATTCACCTCGGTGTTCGGCGTGTTCGGCATCGCCTTCGCCACACTGTCGCTGATCGGCGCGCTCGGTGGCTTCTTCCTCGGCATGATCGTCGCCACTGCCGGTGGCGTCCTCTGTTACGCCTGGGAACCGCCGGCCGAGTCCGATGTCGACGTCAAGACGGTCGCCGAGGCGTCGGAGTTCATCTGGGGCGGGACCTCCGATTTCATCTGGGGCGGCTCTTCGGGCTTCATCTGGGGCAAAACCTCGGAGTTCATCTGGCAGCGAGACGACGAGGACGGTGACGAGGAAGAGAGTGAGGACGGCGTCGACGACCTCGGTCTCGGACTGCAGGACCTGAACGAGGATGCAGACGCGGGCGACGACGACATCGAGACCGGCGATCTGGACGAGGAATTCAAATTCTGA
- a CDS encoding PKD domain-containing protein codes for MSTGVAYALPLAGVGGFNITASEITADDMVLYPGVGNTDSEENFPQTVVQLSNTDIQQFGLTKDLDLGSFSAFPMSGTVRVKFMSPAGTDGGDVLVRSSALGADQAEFNEFLTNDTNASDARGRWRIRSDGPVTLQGSDRDGVRIRAHYLYADSISITDLRFFACYDSDNDDTFEWGPCSADTSSGGSANTAPTADADASSTTVSAGDTVTFNGSGSIDPDGSIESYEWDFGDGSTATGQQVTHTYDDSGAYTARLTVTDNNGTSTIDSVTIVVEGNDPPMSSPTASSTTVEPGQSVTFDGSGSSDPDGTIESYEWDFGDGSTATGQQVTHTYSEDGNYAATLSVTDDDGATSSNSVTVTVQGSDSLIASASGSPSEVMAGDTVTFDGSNSVASNGTITSYEWDFGDGTNATGQQVSHTYDTAGEYTATLTVTADDGDTATDTVTTTVVDNEPPTADAAVESTLVEVGESISFDGSGSTDPDGSIESIEWEFGDGATATGAFTTHAYSSPGEYTVTLTVTDDDGVTDSTNVTISVDTNDAPTASASVSNTSPEPGESVTFDGSGSSDPDGSIASYEWDFDGDGSVEATGQQVDHAFDSEGEYTVTLTVTDDDGATATDTVTVSASCPWYNPLCNTL; via the coding sequence ATGTCGACCGGCGTCGCGTACGCGCTACCGCTGGCCGGCGTCGGCGGGTTCAACATAACGGCGTCGGAGATCACCGCGGACGATATGGTGTTGTATCCGGGCGTCGGGAACACGGACTCCGAGGAGAACTTCCCGCAGACGGTCGTGCAGCTCTCGAACACCGACATTCAGCAGTTCGGGCTGACCAAGGACCTCGATTTGGGGTCGTTTTCGGCGTTCCCGATGTCGGGGACGGTACGGGTCAAGTTCATGTCACCGGCCGGGACCGACGGCGGGGACGTGCTGGTGCGTTCCTCCGCGCTCGGTGCCGATCAGGCGGAGTTCAACGAGTTTCTGACCAACGACACGAACGCCTCGGACGCTCGCGGCCGCTGGCGGATCCGGTCGGACGGACCGGTCACGCTCCAGGGATCCGACCGTGACGGCGTCCGGATCCGGGCACATTACCTCTATGCCGACAGCATCTCCATCACGGACCTCAGATTCTTCGCCTGTTACGACAGTGATAACGACGATACGTTCGAGTGGGGGCCGTGTAGTGCCGATACGAGTTCCGGCGGGAGCGCCAATACTGCACCGACGGCCGACGCCGATGCCAGTTCGACGACGGTCAGTGCCGGCGATACGGTCACCTTCAACGGGTCGGGATCGATCGATCCGGACGGGTCGATCGAATCTTACGAGTGGGACTTCGGTGACGGCTCGACCGCCACGGGCCAGCAGGTCACCCACACGTACGACGACTCGGGAGCCTACACGGCGCGGCTGACGGTGACTGACAACAACGGCACGTCGACGATCGATTCGGTGACGATCGTCGTCGAGGGCAACGATCCACCGATGTCGAGTCCGACTGCGTCCTCGACGACGGTCGAGCCGGGGCAGTCGGTCACGTTCGACGGATCGGGTTCGAGCGACCCGGACGGGACGATCGAATCCTACGAGTGGGACTTCGGGGACGGCTCGACCGCCACGGGCCAGCAGGTCACCCACACCTACAGTGAGGACGGAAATTACGCGGCGACGCTTTCGGTGACCGACGACGACGGCGCGACGTCCTCGAACTCGGTCACCGTCACCGTCCAGGGCAGCGACTCGCTGATCGCCAGTGCGTCGGGGAGTCCGAGCGAGGTGATGGCCGGTGATACCGTCACGTTCGACGGCTCGAACTCGGTCGCCAGTAACGGTACGATCACGTCCTACGAGTGGGACTTCGGTGACGGGACGAACGCCACGGGCCAGCAGGTCTCTCACACGTACGACACGGCCGGCGAGTACACGGCGACGCTAACGGTGACCGCCGACGACGGCGACACCGCGACCGACACCGTGACGACGACGGTCGTCGACAACGAGCCGCCGACTGCCGACGCCGCAGTCGAGTCGACACTCGTCGAGGTCGGCGAGTCGATCTCGTTCGACGGATCGGGCTCGACCGATCCGGACGGGTCGATCGAGTCGATCGAGTGGGAGTTCGGGGACGGCGCGACCGCAACCGGGGCGTTCACCACGCACGCGTACAGTTCGCCCGGCGAGTATACGGTGACGCTGACGGTGACCGACGACGACGGCGTGACCGACTCGACGAACGTCACGATCTCGGTCGATACGAACGACGCACCGACCGCGAGCGCGTCGGTCAGTAACACGTCACCCGAGCCCGGCGAGTCCGTCACCTTCGACGGGTCTGGATCGAGCGATCCGGACGGGTCGATCGCGTCCTACGAGTGGGACTTCGACGGTGACGGGTCGGTGGAAGCGACCGGTCAGCAGGTCGATCACGCCTTCGATTCGGAGGGCGAGTACACGGTGACGCTGACGGTGACTGACGACGACGGTGCGACCGCGACCGACACCGTCACCGTCTCCGCCTCCTGTCCGTGGTACAACCCGCTCTGTAACACGCTCTGA
- a CDS encoding DUF6114 domain-containing protein, producing the protein MSVRAKLWHTVPGPIRRRVDDRRSRFDEWKQGRPFLGALLLMIGGAVIGWVPIQFATELAIIGGSFTVIGLVFAAMVFLTGAFVMARPELSTIFGVIGIALSILSLIGALGGLFVGMLIGIIGGNLCVAWRHPDPDPSTSAGTTGSPDTGANEDVQFSWQGDQ; encoded by the coding sequence ATGTCCGTTCGAGCAAAACTCTGGCATACTGTTCCGGGGCCGATCCGCCGACGCGTCGACGACCGGCGTAGCCGGTTCGATGAGTGGAAACAGGGGCGTCCGTTCCTCGGTGCACTCCTGTTGATGATCGGCGGTGCTGTGATCGGCTGGGTGCCGATCCAGTTCGCGACCGAACTCGCCATCATCGGTGGCTCGTTCACCGTCATCGGACTGGTGTTCGCCGCGATGGTCTTTCTGACCGGCGCGTTCGTCATGGCCAGACCGGAGCTATCGACGATCTTCGGCGTCATCGGGATCGCGCTCTCGATCCTCTCGCTCATCGGTGCACTCGGGGGGCTCTTCGTCGGAATGTTGATCGGTATCATCGGCGGGAACCTCTGTGTTGCCTGGCGACACCCCGATCCGGACCCGAGTACCAGTGCCGGTACCACTGGCAGTCCGGACACCGGTGCCAACGAAGACGTACAGTTCAGCTGGCAGGGCGACCAGTAA
- a CDS encoding DUF6230 family protein gives MYDKSILAKSTGASLGVVAIVGLLFVSTGTAFAMPVAGIGGFTISADTIEGEGMILYPGSSDAENSTDVSSGSNADVNNQYPVGVVELDSTEIEGMQLKKVFDLQNYSGGVMPGKARIVIAASGNVSSGTLMMKTPQLSADEAVFSGMEIDENRVDSARDISSWLELRTNQDPENPIGGVPDTIAGERNKNYTGGANQTGMVMKDPYIRATYLATDTITIPGMQLEVQYDNDNDGTYEWAS, from the coding sequence ATGTACGACAAAAGCATACTCGCAAAAAGTACGGGTGCATCGCTTGGGGTGGTCGCGATCGTCGGCCTGCTCTTCGTGAGCACGGGCACGGCGTTCGCGATGCCTGTCGCAGGTATCGGTGGCTTCACGATTTCGGCTGATACGATCGAGGGCGAGGGCATGATCCTCTACCCCGGTTCGTCTGATGCCGAGAATTCCACGGACGTTTCCAGTGGAAGTAACGCCGACGTCAACAACCAGTACCCGGTTGGTGTCGTCGAGCTCGATAGCACCGAGATCGAAGGCATGCAACTGAAGAAGGTGTTCGACCTTCAGAATTACAGTGGCGGTGTCATGCCTGGGAAGGCTCGGATCGTGATCGCGGCTAGCGGCAACGTGTCGTCTGGCACGCTCATGATGAAGACGCCGCAGCTGTCCGCCGACGAAGCGGTGTTCTCCGGCATGGAGATCGACGAGAACCGGGTCGACAGTGCCCGCGACATCTCCAGCTGGCTCGAACTCCGCACCAACCAGGATCCGGAGAACCCGATCGGTGGTGTTCCGGATACCATCGCTGGTGAGCGGAACAAGAACTACACCGGTGGCGCTAACCAGACTGGCATGGTCATGAAGGACCCGTACATCCGTGCGACCTACCTGGCCACCGACACCATCACGATCCCCGGCATGCAGCTCGAGGTGCAGTACGACAACGACAACGACGGCACCTACGAGTGGGCCAGCTAA
- a CDS encoding carboxypeptidase regulatory-like domain-containing protein: protein MGFDKGTITNGTVVTISLLAIVGLLLVGATPAAALANETTDDGPPEFDFNIDDGANFGFDGDNSSADEPTFDFGDVSDESSFDFGGIGDNGDAPDFSGIGDNGDAPDFGGIGDNGEAPDFSGIGDNGDAPDFGGIGDNGEAPDFGGIGGDDGDDGDDGQNGGDGNETAPANFQVSVDSTNSPVTEGETLTVDATVENTGDESGTQTVQLLIDGSEADSQDVNLNAGETGSVSLSWATTSGDAGDHTATVSTEDGDASTSVTVNAPDTTGTVEGTVSDASGSAIDGATVSAGSQSTTTSADGSYTLTLDAGDYTVEASAQGYNTSSQDVTVTAGETTTADFTLSESVTTGTVEGTVVNVSSGNGIDGATVSAGSQSTTTSADGSYTLTLDAGDYTVEATAEGYNTSSQDVTVTAGETTTANFNLESTDSGTPQYQSFTAYTESGYLQVGTNDLRSELPDCPNGEPENESKGCVKFTADLDPDTGDYTVQPENFHFPPIPFDDTTLGTVMANNTAADTITGNIDIESGTGSFSAPIKSYLEDPLFADTCALDVNVQGTTGTSGDLTGDPGALQPNGTARATVVDGTFSIPKTTSEVCGSWNSTINSDVGLPAGSGENEIVQNLYIVFHEEPVSEVTSGN, encoded by the coding sequence ATGGGATTCGACAAGGGAACGATAACTAACGGAACGGTCGTAACGATCTCCCTGCTCGCCATCGTCGGGTTACTGCTAGTGGGTGCCACACCGGCAGCCGCACTGGCTAACGAGACCACCGACGACGGGCCACCCGAGTTCGACTTCAACATCGACGACGGAGCGAACTTCGGGTTCGACGGGGACAACAGTTCAGCGGACGAACCGACCTTCGACTTCGGCGACGTCAGTGACGAATCGTCGTTCGACTTCGGCGGCATCGGCGACAACGGCGATGCGCCGGACTTCAGCGGTATCGGTGACAACGGCGATGCGCCGGACTTCGGCGGTATCGGTGACAACGGAGAAGCACCGGACTTCAGCGGTATCGGCGACAACGGCGATGCACCGGACTTCGGCGGCATCGGTGACAACGGAGAAGCACCGGACTTCGGCGGCATCGGTGGCGATGACGGCGACGACGGTGACGACGGACAGAACGGCGGTGACGGTAACGAAACCGCCCCGGCCAATTTCCAGGTCTCGGTTGACAGCACCAACTCGCCGGTGACGGAAGGCGAGACGCTGACCGTCGACGCGACGGTCGAGAACACCGGTGACGAGTCCGGGACCCAGACTGTCCAGCTCCTCATCGACGGCAGTGAAGCAGACAGTCAGGATGTCAACCTGAACGCCGGCGAGACCGGATCGGTCTCCCTCTCCTGGGCGACCACGTCCGGTGACGCCGGCGACCACACCGCCACCGTCAGTACGGAAGACGGCGACGCGTCTACCTCGGTGACGGTGAACGCACCGGACACGACGGGGACGGTCGAAGGGACCGTCTCCGACGCCAGTGGCAGTGCGATCGACGGCGCGACGGTCTCTGCTGGCAGCCAGTCTACGACCACGTCGGCCGACGGGAGTTACACCCTGACGCTCGACGCGGGCGACTACACGGTCGAGGCCAGCGCCCAGGGCTACAACACGTCCTCGCAGGATGTCACTGTGACCGCCGGCGAGACGACGACCGCCGACTTCACGCTGAGTGAGAGCGTCACGACGGGGACGGTCGAAGGGACCGTCGTCAACGTTAGCAGCGGAAACGGAATCGACGGGGCGACTGTCTCGGCTGGCAGTCAGTCCACGACCACGTCGGCCGACGGGAGCTACACCCTGACGCTCGACGCGGGCGACTACACGGTCGAGGCCACTGCCGAGGGCTACAACACGTCCTCGCAGGATGTCACTGTGACCGCCGGCGAGACGACGACGGCCAACTTCAATTTGGAATCGACCGACTCGGGAACGCCGCAGTACCAGTCGTTCACGGCCTACACCGAGAGCGGCTACCTGCAGGTCGGGACGAACGACCTGCGTTCGGAACTGCCCGACTGTCCGAACGGTGAGCCCGAGAACGAGTCCAAGGGCTGTGTGAAGTTCACGGCAGACCTGGACCCCGATACGGGCGACTACACGGTCCAACCGGAGAACTTCCACTTCCCGCCGATTCCGTTCGACGATACCACGCTGGGGACCGTCATGGCGAACAACACTGCAGCGGACACTATCACCGGGAACATCGACATCGAAAGCGGTACTGGGTCGTTCAGCGCGCCGATCAAGTCGTACCTCGAAGACCCATTGTTCGCTGACACTTGCGCTCTCGACGTCAACGTCCAGGGGACGACCGGGACGAGCGGCGACCTCACCGGTGATCCGGGTGCGCTTCAGCCGAATGGCACGGCCCGCGCGACGGTGGTCGACGGGACCTTCAGTATCCCCAAGACGACCTCGGAGGTCTGTGGCTCGTGGAACAGCACCATTAACAGCGACGTCGGCCTGCCTGCCGGATCCGGCGAGAACGAGATCGTCCAGAACCTCTACATCGTGTTCCACGAGGAACCGGTTAGCGAGGTCACGAGCGGCAACTGA
- a CDS encoding 30S ribosomal protein S7 has translation MSSDAPEPESPAGTDEEESAPAKLFGQWEVTDIEYYDPSTERYITVTPIAHTMGRHAGKQFKKSEISIVERLINRLMQTEENTGKKQQATRIAREAFEIVNERTDENPVQVLVQAVENSAPREETVRLKYGGISVPKAVDVAPQRRVDQALKFLAEGVYQDSFKTPTDVEEALASQLVGAANDDVSTYAVNQKEEKERVAAAAR, from the coding sequence ATGAGCAGCGACGCACCCGAGCCGGAGTCCCCTGCCGGCACCGACGAGGAGGAGAGCGCGCCCGCGAAGCTGTTCGGGCAGTGGGAGGTCACGGACATCGAGTACTACGACCCCTCCACCGAACGTTACATCACGGTCACACCCATCGCGCACACGATGGGTCGCCACGCCGGCAAGCAGTTCAAGAAAAGCGAGATCTCCATCGTGGAGCGGCTGATCAACCGGCTGATGCAGACCGAGGAGAACACGGGCAAGAAACAGCAGGCGACCCGGATCGCCCGGGAAGCCTTCGAGATCGTCAACGAGCGGACCGACGAGAACCCGGTCCAGGTCCTCGTCCAGGCCGTCGAGAACAGCGCCCCCCGGGAGGAGACCGTCCGCCTGAAGTACGGTGGCATCTCGGTCCCGAAGGCCGTCGACGTCGCGCCCCAGCGCCGGGTCGACCAGGCGCTGAAGTTCCTCGCCGAGGGCGTCTACCAGGACTCGTTCAAGACGCCGACGGACGTCGAGGAAGCGCTGGCCAGCCAGCTCGTCGGCGCGGCTAACGACGACGTGAGCACCTACGCCGTCAACCAGAAAGAAGAGAAAGAACGCGTCGCGGCAGCCGCTCGCTAA
- a CDS encoding 30S ribosomal protein S12, translating into MANGKYAARKLRKDRQKHRWSDSKYARRERGLREKSDPLEGAPQGRGIVLEKTAVEAKQPNSAVRKCVRVQLIKNGKQVTAFCPGDGAISFIDEHDEVTIAGIGGAKGRAMGDLSGVNYKVEKVNGVSLIELVRGNAEKPVR; encoded by the coding sequence ATGGCGAACGGCAAATACGCCGCGCGCAAGCTCCGGAAGGACCGCCAGAAGCATCGGTGGTCCGACTCGAAGTACGCGCGCCGAGAGCGGGGACTTCGGGAGAAGTCCGACCCCCTCGAGGGTGCACCTCAGGGTCGCGGTATCGTGCTCGAAAAGACAGCTGTCGAGGCCAAACAGCCCAACTCCGCGGTCCGGAAGTGTGTCCGCGTCCAGCTGATCAAGAACGGCAAACAGGTGACTGCCTTCTGTCCGGGTGACGGTGCTATCTCCTTTATCGACGAACACGACGAGGTCACCATCGCCGGGATCGGCGGCGCGAAGGGTCGCGCGATGGGCGACCTCTCCGGTGTCAACTACAAGGTCGAGAAGGTCAACGGCGTCTCGCTGATCGAACTCGTCCGCGGGAACGCCGAGAAGCCGGTCCGCTAA